The genomic segment CCGCCGCATCCGGTTCGGCATCTCCGTCGGCATCACCGCCGAACGGCTGTGGGCCCGGGAACGGCCCGGGCTCGGGGAAGGGCCCCGGCTCGGGAAGGGGGAACGGGCGCTTCAGCTCGAACTCGGGGATGACGACGGGCGGGAAGACGCGCCGGGAGTACATGTCGCCCGACACGCGCAGCGACGATGCGCCGACCTCGATGCGCATCGCGCCGCGCACCTCGGGGCCGAAGACGGTGCGCCGCTCGAGCTCGAGCAGCCACGACCCGTCGAGCGTGCCGATGGGGCACGGACGGGTGAGCACCTCCGGACGGATGACGGGACCGACGACGAGCTCGCCGTCGGCGTCGAACTCCAGGGGCGCGGACTCGCGCGTGTGGGCCGCGTGGCCGCAGCCGCAGTCTTGTTCCATGGTGGGTCTCGCTTTCCCGACCGCGGACGCGGCCGCTGGCAGGAAGGAGAGTCCGGCACGGACCGCTGATACGCGCGGACGCGGCATCCGACCTGTCCTTCGCCTGTCGGCCGCCCGCCTTAGGCTTGAGGCCATGCGTTTGGCCACCTGGAACGTCAACTCGATCCGCGCCCGTGTCGACCGCATCGTCGACTTCGCCGTGCGCGAGCACATCGATGTGCTGGCGATGCAGGAGATCAAGTGCAAGGCCGACCAGTTCCCGTTCGACAGGTTCGAAGACGCCGGCTTCCACGTCGAGGCGCACGGCTTCTCGCAGTGGAACGGCGTGGCGATCGCGAGCCGCGAGCCGCTCACCGATGTGCGCACCGCGTTTCCCGGCATGCCCGGGTTCGAGAAGGGACACAACGGGCCGGATGCCCCGCAGGAGGCGCGCGCGATGGGCGCGACCGTCGGCGGGGTCGAGGTGTGGAGCCTCTACGTTCCCAATGGGCGCTCGCTCGGCGACCCGCACTACTACTACAAGCTCGACTGGCTGTCGGCCCTCGCGCAGTACACCGCCGACGCGCTCGCCGCTAACCCCGACCTTCCGCTCGCCCTCGTCGGCGACTTCAACATCGCGCCGACGGATGCCGACAACGGCGACCCCGCAGTGGTGCCCGGCTTCTCGACGCACGTCTCGCCGCCCGAGCGCGAGGCGTTCGCCGCCCTCGAAGCGGCCGGCGCCCACGATGTCGTGCGACCGCTCATTCCGACCGGCTACACGTACTGGGACTACAAGCGGCTGAAGTTCCCCCGCAACGAGGGCATGCGCATCGACTTCATCCTCGGCTCGGACGCGATCGCCGACGCCGTCACCGGCGCGACCATCCACCGCAACGAGCGCAAGGGCGAGCTGCCCAGCGACCATGTGCCGGTGGTCGTCGACCTCGACCTCGAGGGTCCCGACGACGACGATCGCCCGATGATCTTCTGACGCGGGGAGGTTCCGGCGTACTCACCCCTCCGGGGACATGTCGCCCGTCTGCACGTCGCCGCCCGCCGGACCGTACCGCAGCAGCACGGCGCCGCTCGGCCCGGTGACGGCAGGCTCGAGGAGGGTGAAGTTGCCGGGCGCGGCGCCCTCGGGGAACACCCGCTTCCCACGCCCCAGCACCACCGGGTAGACCCACAGCGTCAGCACGTCGAAGAGCTGCTCCTTGAGCAGCGTCTGCGCGAAGTTCACGCTCCCGATGACGTGGATGCTGTCGTGCCGCGCGCGCAGCGCCTCGACCTCGCGCGCGAGGTCCATGCCGAGCTGCGTGGAGCCATCCCATCCGAGGTTCGGAAGGCCCCGCGAGGCGACGTACTTGGGCACGCGGTTGAAGACGTCGGCGATGCCGCCCGACTGGTGCGGCCAGTAGCCGGCGAAGATGTCGTAGGTCCGGCGCCCGAGCAGCAGTGCGTCGAGCTCCGAGATCCCCTCCCAGATCGTGGCGCCGATGACGTCGTCGCGGAACGGCGCCTGCCAGCCGCCGTACGGGAAGTCGCCCGTCCGGTCCTCGTCGGGACCGCCCGGCGCCTGGGCGACGCCGTCGAGCGTGGTGAACAGGTCGATGTGGATGCGACCGGCCATGATGTGTCCCTTCCGCGGGCCCCTGACGCGGCGAGCGCGGTCGGGTCGATGGCCGGCGTCCGTGCCGACCGTGCGAGCAGTCTCGCATCTG from the Microbacterium atlanticum genome contains:
- a CDS encoding exodeoxyribonuclease III, translated to MRLATWNVNSIRARVDRIVDFAVREHIDVLAMQEIKCKADQFPFDRFEDAGFHVEAHGFSQWNGVAIASREPLTDVRTAFPGMPGFEKGHNGPDAPQEARAMGATVGGVEVWSLYVPNGRSLGDPHYYYKLDWLSALAQYTADALAANPDLPLALVGDFNIAPTDADNGDPAVVPGFSTHVSPPEREAFAALEAAGAHDVVRPLIPTGYTYWDYKRLKFPRNEGMRIDFILGSDAIADAVTGATIHRNERKGELPSDHVPVVVDLDLEGPDDDDRPMIF
- a CDS encoding dihydrofolate reductase family protein yields the protein MAGRIHIDLFTTLDGVAQAPGGPDEDRTGDFPYGGWQAPFRDDVIGATIWEGISELDALLLGRRTYDIFAGYWPHQSGGIADVFNRVPKYVASRGLPNLGWDGSTQLGMDLAREVEALRARHDSIHVIGSVNFAQTLLKEQLFDVLTLWVYPVVLGRGKRVFPEGAAPGNFTLLEPAVTGPSGAVLLRYGPAGGDVQTGDMSPEG